One window from the genome of Pseudomonas leptonychotis encodes:
- a CDS encoding TonB-dependent hemoglobin/transferrin/lactoferrin family receptor, which produces MHRSPPFPRRTCFALLLLSPSLALGAEKAPNQFDTVTVTATRTEQTLDQVPSTVSVQTERDIDQQNVKNIQDLVRYEPGVTVGGTGSRFGLAGFTIRGIGGNRVLTQVDGVPTPDAFTFGPFLDSRRNYVDPDTVKQVEIIRGPASSLYGSDAIGGAVSFLTKDAGDYLDEGDDVYARLKTGYSGADDSWMRSTTLAARQGQFDGLVHLGRRDGQAQDTFGGRSGIGAPREEANPQDYRADNLLSKIGWSYNDSDRLQLTYETLEDRANTRVLSEYSTNATVRTADATDTTDRQRVSLQHQFELGSVIADRVDWQLSYQDSQIRQRTEQTRFSAGRLRERSRDSSYEEKLWALNAKFDKLFETGNAKHHLVYGVDIKRLDSSDLRRGNEVYANNGLPVPAIPGNETFPLSDFPDPTSTEYALFAQNSIEIGRWTLLPGVRYDHYQMKPDVTQEYLNSQPVNNNPSDYKDDAISPKFGATYQLDDAHSIYGQYAAGFRAPNAVDIFGEFINFARGYQTIANPDLKAETSDSYELGLRGNYSAGSIALALFYNRYDDFIEQVTLANDPTGNGRMTFQYQNLDRVTIRGAEAKGELFLNSVGLPNGTHLRGSIAYARGKDEASGQPINSVDPLKAVFGLGYDAPSGQFGGELAWTLVAAKERVDQTQTANQYEPSGYGLLDLTGYWQATEQLSVNAGLYNLGDKQYWQWGDVRSISEDSTSLGRYTQPGRYAAVNLVWEI; this is translated from the coding sequence ATGCACAGAAGCCCTCCATTCCCACGCCGCACCTGCTTTGCCTTGCTATTGCTGAGCCCATCACTGGCACTTGGCGCCGAGAAAGCGCCGAACCAGTTCGACACGGTGACCGTCACTGCGACTCGAACCGAGCAAACCCTGGACCAAGTGCCGAGCACGGTGTCGGTACAAACCGAACGCGATATCGATCAGCAGAACGTGAAGAACATTCAGGACCTGGTGCGCTATGAGCCCGGCGTTACCGTGGGCGGCACCGGCAGCCGTTTTGGCCTCGCGGGCTTCACTATTCGCGGCATTGGCGGTAACCGCGTGCTAACCCAAGTGGACGGCGTACCGACCCCGGATGCCTTCACCTTCGGGCCCTTCCTAGACTCACGCCGCAACTACGTCGACCCAGACACGGTAAAGCAGGTGGAAATCATCCGTGGCCCGGCCAGCTCGCTGTATGGCAGCGACGCGATTGGCGGTGCCGTGAGCTTCCTCACCAAAGATGCCGGCGACTATCTGGATGAAGGTGATGACGTCTACGCCCGCCTCAAAACTGGCTACAGCGGCGCCGACGACAGCTGGATGCGCAGCACCACCCTGGCCGCACGCCAGGGCCAGTTCGATGGCCTGGTACACCTCGGCCGGCGCGACGGTCAGGCCCAAGACACCTTTGGCGGCCGAAGCGGGATCGGCGCACCACGTGAAGAAGCCAACCCGCAGGATTACCGCGCCGACAACTTGCTGAGCAAAATCGGCTGGAGCTACAACGATAGCGACCGCCTGCAGCTGACCTACGAGACCCTGGAAGACCGCGCCAACACCCGCGTGCTCAGCGAATACAGCACGAACGCCACCGTGCGCACCGCCGATGCCACGGACACCACCGACCGCCAGCGCGTTAGCCTGCAGCATCAATTCGAGCTCGGCAGCGTGATCGCCGACCGCGTTGACTGGCAGCTGAGCTATCAGGACAGCCAAATCCGTCAACGCACCGAACAAACCCGCTTCAGCGCGGGTCGTCTGCGTGAGCGCAGCCGCGACTCCTCCTACGAGGAAAAACTGTGGGCGCTCAACGCTAAATTCGACAAGCTGTTCGAAACCGGCAACGCCAAGCATCACCTGGTCTACGGCGTCGACATCAAACGTTTGGACAGCAGTGACCTGCGCCGTGGCAACGAGGTTTATGCCAACAATGGTTTGCCGGTACCGGCCATTCCGGGCAATGAAACCTTCCCACTGAGCGACTTCCCCGACCCAACGTCCACCGAGTACGCCTTGTTTGCTCAGAACAGCATCGAGATCGGCCGCTGGACCCTGCTGCCGGGTGTGCGCTATGACCATTACCAGATGAAACCGGACGTCACCCAGGAGTACCTGAACAGCCAACCGGTCAACAACAACCCTTCTGATTACAAAGACGACGCCATTTCGCCCAAGTTCGGCGCGACCTACCAGCTCGATGACGCTCACAGCATTTACGGCCAGTACGCCGCCGGTTTCCGTGCGCCCAACGCGGTGGATATCTTCGGTGAGTTCATCAACTTTGCCCGTGGCTACCAAACCATTGCCAACCCCGACCTCAAGGCGGAAACCAGCGACAGCTATGAGCTCGGCTTGCGCGGCAACTACAGCGCCGGCAGCATTGCCCTGGCGTTGTTCTACAACCGCTACGACGATTTTATCGAGCAGGTCACCCTGGCCAACGACCCAACCGGCAACGGGCGCATGACCTTCCAGTACCAAAACCTGGATCGCGTCACCATCCGCGGCGCCGAAGCCAAAGGTGAGCTGTTCCTCAACAGCGTTGGTCTGCCGAACGGCACCCATCTGCGCGGCTCGATTGCTTATGCACGCGGCAAGGACGAAGCCAGCGGCCAGCCGATCAACAGTGTCGATCCGCTGAAAGCGGTGTTTGGCCTCGGTTATGACGCACCCAGCGGGCAGTTTGGCGGCGAACTGGCCTGGACGTTGGTGGCGGCCAAAGAGCGCGTCGACCAAACCCAGACGGCCAATCAGTACGAACCCTCCGGCTACGGTTTGCTCGACCTGACAGGGTATTGGCAGGCAACTGAGCAACTCTCAGTGAACGCCGGCCTGTATAACCTGGGTGACAAACAATACTGGCAGTGGGGCGATGTACGCAGCATCAGTGAAGACAGCACCAGCCTGGGTCGCTATACCCAGCCGGGCCGCTATGCTGCCGTGAATCTGGTCTGGGAAATCTGA
- a CDS encoding ChaN family lipoprotein translates to MRMVLLLVAALLSACQASLPALPAWQSPAGLQHPELGQIVELRTGVLLTPEQLLARLAAAPKVLVGERHDNPDHHALQLWLLRALATQRLQGSLLLEMLTPDQQVKVDQVRASIAAGQAPQDMLDALAWQPGWAWSLYGPLVQHALRQPYPLLAANLERREIMQIYAQVPPLQGQASTAPPVREALLKQIRQSHCNLLPESQLPAMLAVQQQRDRRMAEALLAAPEPSLLFAGAFHVRRELGVPLHLQDLGAAKGVHVLILAEAGSQVAAEAADFVWYTPAQPEQDHCAKLRP, encoded by the coding sequence ATGCGCATGGTGTTATTGCTGGTTGCTGCGCTGTTGAGCGCCTGTCAGGCCTCGTTACCGGCTTTACCCGCTTGGCAAAGCCCGGCGGGTTTGCAACATCCCGAGCTGGGACAAATTGTTGAGCTGCGCACCGGCGTGCTGCTAACGCCTGAGCAACTGCTGGCGCGCTTGGCCGCAGCACCTAAGGTGCTGGTGGGCGAGCGGCACGACAATCCCGATCACCACGCGTTGCAGCTGTGGCTGTTGCGAGCTCTAGCTACGCAGCGTCTGCAGGGCAGCCTGTTACTGGAGATGCTGACGCCGGATCAGCAGGTCAAGGTTGATCAGGTGCGCGCATCCATCGCTGCTGGGCAAGCACCGCAAGACATGCTCGATGCCCTGGCCTGGCAGCCGGGCTGGGCCTGGTCGCTGTACGGGCCGCTGGTGCAGCATGCGCTGCGTCAGCCTTACCCGCTGCTGGCGGCCAATCTTGAACGGCGCGAAATCATGCAGATATACGCTCAGGTGCCGCCGCTGCAAGGCCAGGCATCCACGGCGCCGCCGGTGCGTGAGGCGTTGCTCAAACAGATTCGTCAGTCGCATTGCAATCTGCTGCCGGAAAGTCAGCTGCCCGCCATGCTTGCGGTGCAGCAGCAACGCGACCGGCGCATGGCTGAAGCGCTGCTAGCGGCACCTGAGCCGAGCCTGTTGTTTGCCGGCGCATTCCATGTACGCCGCGAGCTGGGCGTACCGCTGCATTTGCAGGATTTAGGTGCTGCCAAGGGTGTGCATGTGTTGATTCTGGCGGAGGCCGGCAGCCAGGTTGCCGCCGAGGCTGCCGATTTCGTTTGGTACACCCCGGCGCAACCAGAGCAGGACCACTGCGCCAAATTGCGACCCTAG
- a CDS encoding Rieske (2Fe-2S) protein codes for MLRLCAPDELAEGQSRGFEIAEKKLFAVRKDGQLYAYRNRCPHRGIPLEWLPDQFLDTSASLIQCATHGALFLIESGECVAGPCAGQALQILAISEDDQGIWVDLNEA; via the coding sequence ATGTTGCGTTTATGTGCGCCGGATGAGCTGGCCGAAGGCCAGAGCCGGGGCTTTGAGATAGCTGAAAAGAAGCTGTTTGCCGTGCGCAAGGACGGCCAGCTGTATGCCTATCGCAATCGCTGCCCGCACCGTGGCATCCCGCTGGAATGGCTTCCTGACCAGTTTCTTGATACCAGCGCCAGCCTGATCCAGTGCGCCACCCACGGCGCACTGTTTCTGATCGAATCTGGCGAATGCGTCGCCGGCCCCTGCGCCGGGCAAGCGCTGCAGATACTGGCCATCAGCGAAGATGATCAGGGCATCTGGGTCGATCTAAACGAGGCTTAA
- a CDS encoding ExbD/TolR family protein, whose protein sequence is MGAVVIRLPATTAAQGNLLPDLTPLLDVIFIVLVFFLLTAQTPLLELPLQLSQSREALPTASAGNGERIQVQLSAEGAWRFNGTQQTDFDTLRAALITAFAADKTTALDLALDRQAPLSAFLDLMALLQQQGIQDSRILLEANHETP, encoded by the coding sequence GTGGGTGCTGTCGTGATCCGCTTGCCGGCGACCACTGCGGCGCAGGGCAACCTGTTACCCGACCTGACGCCGCTGCTCGATGTGATTTTTATCGTGCTGGTGTTCTTTTTGCTGACCGCGCAAACGCCGCTGCTGGAACTGCCCTTGCAGTTGTCGCAGAGCCGTGAGGCCTTGCCCACAGCGAGTGCCGGCAATGGCGAGCGCATCCAGGTACAGCTTTCGGCCGAAGGCGCTTGGCGTTTTAACGGCACGCAGCAGACCGATTTTGACACGCTGCGCGCTGCACTGATCACGGCCTTTGCCGCCGACAAAACTACCGCTTTGGACCTGGCGTTGGATCGTCAGGCGCCGCTGTCGGCATTTCTTGACCTGATGGCGCTGCTGCAACAGCAGGGTATTCAGGACAGTCGCATTCTTTTAGAGGCCAATCATGAAACGCCTTAA
- a CDS encoding TfoX/Sxy family protein — MNDELQHLKNLGKTSAQWLHAVGIHSANDLRRLGAVSAYRAVRARGFRASKVLLYAIEGALLDVHWNELPPGHKAELNGQLDESSHHNKS; from the coding sequence ATGAACGATGAACTGCAACACCTGAAAAATCTCGGTAAAACCTCGGCCCAGTGGTTACACGCGGTTGGCATTCACAGCGCCAACGACCTGCGCAGACTGGGTGCGGTCAGCGCATACCGAGCTGTGCGCGCACGGGGTTTCAGGGCGTCCAAGGTGCTGCTCTATGCAATTGAAGGCGCGTTACTGGATGTACACTGGAACGAGCTGCCACCTGGGCATAAGGCCGAACTCAATGGCCAACTCGATGAAAGTTCACACCACAACAAGAGCTAG
- a CDS encoding Crp/Fnr family transcriptional regulator, producing MYLLGEQPAYADQLINRLQSIPTQLLEGLAPAGSPLQLERADDLAKMLPGNQLFIIENGLLHAVVDERPLFYLQEGDLVGLRQGLDMPSCRYSSEEQLSLIPYSRSDVFKHIYASEHRQELFIQYLIGHTALLSDALVRLKQPEIRPSTGFQHFAAGEELIHQGDVADNVFIIIEGHAEAYVDGHKVGDVQKDEIFGAMAVFTREKRSATVLAIEPCTVMVIPKEQFLSLMQSNPRIAHSLIESMAKRIDLLNKEVTQLRLPADVS from the coding sequence ATGTATTTACTCGGGGAGCAACCGGCTTACGCCGATCAGCTGATCAACCGACTCCAAAGCATCCCCACTCAATTGCTCGAGGGGCTTGCGCCTGCTGGATCACCGCTACAGCTTGAGCGTGCGGACGATCTGGCCAAGATGCTGCCGGGTAATCAATTATTCATCATTGAAAATGGCCTGCTGCATGCTGTGGTCGATGAACGTCCGCTGTTTTATCTGCAGGAAGGTGATCTGGTCGGCCTGCGTCAGGGTTTAGACATGCCCAGCTGCCGCTACAGCAGCGAAGAGCAGCTGAGCCTGATTCCTTACTCGCGCAGCGATGTGTTCAAGCACATCTACGCCAGCGAGCATCGCCAAGAACTGTTTATCCAGTACCTGATTGGTCACACCGCCCTACTGTCTGATGCACTGGTCCGTCTGAAGCAGCCTGAAATTCGTCCGTCCACTGGCTTCCAGCATTTTGCTGCAGGCGAAGAGCTGATCCATCAGGGCGACGTGGCTGACAACGTCTTCATCATTATCGAAGGCCATGCCGAAGCCTATGTCGACGGGCACAAGGTCGGGGATGTACAGAAAGATGAAATCTTTGGCGCCATGGCGGTGTTCACCCGCGAGAAACGCAGCGCCACTGTACTGGCAATCGAACCCTGCACGGTGATGGTGATTCCAAAGGAGCAATTTCTCAGCCTGATGCAAAGCAACCCACGGATTGCTCACAGCCTGATCGAAAGCATGGCTAAACGTATTGATCTGCTGAACAAGGAAGTCACCCAGCTGCGTCTGCCTGCCGACGTATCCTGA
- a CDS encoding energy transducer TonB encodes MLRLPLFLLLSLALHAAGWLLHGKAQPPALSAAQTREAPQVLRLAAVLQQAAPAPVKLPEQPQPQPQPQPQRQAVVPRKAPVPKPATQAPEAKAKPALVAQPTQSQPVQAQPTKTTSQSPVVVAAAQVVPTKSVAAQPAAEVFSAKPSFRDPPRQPNYPAQARRRNQQGEVLVEVRLDALGRQRSLNVLRSSGVDSLDRAALEAVAQWRFRPETSGGQAVPSRVQIPIRFALTASR; translated from the coding sequence ATGTTGCGTTTGCCGTTGTTTTTGTTGCTGTCGCTGGCGCTGCATGCCGCCGGCTGGCTGCTGCATGGCAAGGCGCAACCGCCTGCGTTGAGTGCGGCGCAAACCCGCGAAGCGCCCCAGGTACTGCGCCTGGCTGCAGTGCTGCAACAGGCCGCGCCGGCGCCGGTCAAGCTGCCAGAGCAACCGCAACCGCAACCGCAACCGCAACCGCAACGCCAGGCAGTAGTTCCTAGAAAGGCACCGGTACCTAAGCCTGCAACGCAGGCGCCAGAGGCCAAGGCAAAGCCAGCGCTAGTGGCACAGCCAACTCAAAGCCAGCCCGTGCAAGCGCAGCCAACCAAGACAACCAGTCAGTCGCCAGTGGTGGTTGCAGCTGCTCAGGTCGTGCCTACCAAGTCGGTTGCCGCGCAACCGGCCGCTGAAGTGTTCAGCGCTAAACCGAGCTTTCGTGATCCGCCACGCCAACCGAACTACCCGGCTCAGGCGCGGCGGCGAAATCAGCAAGGTGAGGTGCTGGTTGAGGTGCGCCTGGATGCGCTTGGTCGGCAACGCAGCCTCAACGTACTGCGCTCTTCGGGGGTGGACAGTCTCGATCGCGCCGCGCTTGAGGCCGTGGCGCAGTGGCGTTTTCGCCCTGAAACCAGCGGCGGCCAGGCCGTGCCTAGCCGCGTACAGATCCCTATTCGGTTCGCTTTGACGGCGAGCCGTTGA
- a CDS encoding nuclear transport factor 2 family protein yields MPAAAHALITRYFNALNERDSRACLALLSADVLLDINQGPREQGVQAFADYLERSQRCYRESIDNLQILTEPSGQRAACEFTLSGEYLSTDDGLPDACGQTYQLTAASFFEIQGDKIVRVSQHFNLPEWLAQVDF; encoded by the coding sequence ATGCCAGCCGCTGCTCACGCCCTAATTACCCGTTACTTCAACGCCCTCAACGAACGCGACAGCCGTGCCTGCCTGGCTCTGCTTAGTGCCGATGTGCTGCTGGACATTAACCAGGGCCCGCGCGAGCAGGGCGTACAAGCTTTTGCCGATTACCTGGAGCGCAGTCAGCGCTGCTACCGCGAAAGCATCGATAACCTGCAAATTCTCACCGAGCCAAGCGGGCAGCGCGCCGCCTGCGAGTTTACCTTGAGCGGTGAATACTTGAGCACCGACGACGGCTTGCCGGACGCCTGTGGCCAGACCTATCAATTGACGGCAGCCAGTTTCTTCGAGATTCAGGGCGACAAGATCGTCCGGGTAAGCCAGCACTTCAATCTGCCGGAGTGGTTGGCGCAGGTCGATTTCTAG
- a CDS encoding heme/hemin ABC transporter substrate-binding protein: protein MKRLNAVLALCASVLFCGSALAAEPLPQRWISSGGSLSEWVVALGGERRLVGVDSTSQHPQSLRALPSIGYQRQLAAEGMLTLRPDVLIGSEEMGPPSVLAQLRGAGVRVEMLSAKADLPSLRASLRRIGMLLGEPQRAEQAFAAYQQRLQQQTDWLVTAQREQAMPGVLLLLGHAGGSPMVGGKDTSADWLIERAGGRNLASHHGYKALSTEALLALDPEVVIIADRSLAGDAAREALLQQNPALAATRAARNQRLLMLDPTLLVGGLGPRLPDRLAALSAAFYPASQPLVAEAKPTP, encoded by the coding sequence ATGAAACGCCTTAATGCTGTACTCGCTCTGTGTGCGAGTGTCTTGTTCTGTGGCTCGGCGCTTGCCGCTGAGCCGTTGCCGCAACGCTGGATTAGCTCCGGTGGCTCGCTCAGTGAATGGGTGGTGGCGTTGGGTGGCGAGCGTCGGCTGGTGGGCGTGGACAGCACCAGTCAGCACCCACAGTCGCTGCGAGCGTTGCCGAGCATTGGCTATCAGCGCCAGTTGGCGGCCGAAGGCATGCTGACCCTGCGTCCTGATGTGTTGATAGGTAGCGAGGAAATGGGCCCGCCGTCCGTGCTGGCGCAACTGCGCGGTGCGGGGGTGCGAGTAGAAATGCTTTCGGCCAAGGCGGATCTGCCCAGCCTGCGGGCCAGCTTGCGGCGTATCGGCATGCTGCTGGGTGAGCCGCAGCGTGCCGAACAGGCCTTTGCGGCGTACCAGCAACGCCTGCAGCAACAAACCGACTGGTTAGTGACTGCGCAGCGCGAGCAAGCCATGCCAGGGGTGCTGTTATTGCTCGGGCACGCCGGCGGCAGCCCGATGGTGGGCGGTAAAGACACGTCGGCGGACTGGCTGATTGAGCGTGCGGGTGGGCGCAATTTGGCCAGTCATCACGGGTATAAAGCGTTGTCCACTGAAGCCTTGTTAGCACTCGACCCTGAGGTGGTGATCATTGCTGATCGCAGTCTTGCGGGAGATGCTGCGCGCGAGGCCCTGTTACAACAGAACCCGGCGCTGGCGGCGACGCGGGCAGCGCGTAATCAGCGTTTACTGATGCTCGATCCAACATTGTTGGTCGGTGGTCTGGGCCCGCGTTTGCCAGATAGGCTGGCGGCCTTGTCCGCAGCCTTTTATCCTGCCAGCCAACCTCTGGTCGCCGAAGCTAAGCCCACGCCATGA
- a CDS encoding FecCD family ABC transporter permease, producing the protein MNPVIRPRSLFIALGLLLALALWLSLALGPVSLPLLDTLKAALRLLGLAQPGSDLAQAELILGQIRLPRTLLGLLVGAVLALCGVAMQGLFRNPLADPGLIGVSSGAALGASIAIVGGVALGGLPEAFAPYLLSLFAFLGGLGVTALVYRLGRRDGETHVATMLLAGIALTALAGAAIGLFTYLADDATLRTLTFWNLGSLNGASYSRLWPLLLVTAAVALWLPRRAKALNALLLGESEARHLGFAVERIKAELVFCTALGVGAAVAAAGMIGFIGLVVPHLVRLLVGPDHRVLLPASALAGASLLLLADLAARLVLAPAELPIGIVTALIGAPFFLYLLLRGRT; encoded by the coding sequence ATGAATCCTGTTATCCGACCACGTTCACTGTTTATCGCGCTGGGCTTGCTGTTGGCGCTCGCGCTCTGGTTGTCGCTGGCGCTGGGGCCGGTCAGCCTGCCGCTGCTTGATACCCTCAAGGCGGCGCTACGCCTGCTCGGTCTGGCGCAACCGGGAAGCGACCTGGCTCAGGCCGAACTGATACTTGGGCAGATCCGCCTGCCGCGTACCTTGCTGGGGCTGTTGGTCGGTGCCGTGTTGGCGCTGTGCGGGGTGGCGATGCAAGGATTGTTTCGTAATCCGCTGGCCGATCCCGGCTTGATCGGTGTTTCCAGTGGTGCGGCTCTTGGAGCATCCATTGCGATTGTGGGTGGCGTTGCGTTGGGTGGTTTGCCCGAGGCTTTTGCGCCTTATCTGTTGTCGTTGTTTGCCTTTCTAGGTGGCTTGGGGGTGACCGCGCTGGTGTACCGCCTGGGCCGGCGTGATGGCGAAACCCATGTGGCGACCATGCTCCTGGCGGGTATTGCGCTGACCGCACTGGCCGGTGCGGCTATCGGGTTGTTCACTTATCTGGCCGATGACGCCACTTTACGCACCCTGACGTTCTGGAACCTGGGCAGCCTCAATGGCGCCAGTTACAGCCGGTTGTGGCCATTGCTGTTGGTGACGGCGGCAGTGGCACTGTGGCTGCCGCGCCGGGCCAAGGCGTTGAATGCCTTGCTATTGGGGGAGTCGGAGGCGCGCCATCTGGGCTTCGCTGTGGAGCGAATCAAAGCTGAACTGGTGTTTTGCACCGCACTTGGCGTTGGCGCGGCCGTGGCGGCGGCGGGGATGATCGGCTTTATCGGCTTGGTGGTGCCGCACTTGGTGCGCCTGCTAGTGGGGCCGGATCATCGCGTGCTGTTGCCGGCCTCGGCCCTGGCGGGTGCCAGTTTGTTGCTGCTGGCGGACCTGGCGGCGCGGCTGGTGCTGGCACCTGCCGAATTGCCGATCGGTATTGTCACGGCGCTGATTGGGGCGCCGTTCTTCCTTTATCTGCTACTGCGGGGGCGTACCTGA
- a CDS encoding heme ABC transporter ATP-binding protein produces MLRAENLAVQRGPCTVLADINLELHPGEVLGVLGPNGAGKSTLLGALCGELQPSHGDVWLDQRRLQDWPGSERAQRLAVLPQTSTLNFAFRVEDVVGMGRLPHASGRLRDEQIIKQALEAADALHLAGRSYLALSGGERQRVHLARVLAQLWPGGEGQMLLLDEPTSMLDPLHQHTTLQATRAFVEQGAAVLVILHDLNLAARYCDRLLLLERGRPHALGRPEQVLRAEPLQAVFGLEVLIQQHPERGHPLIIAR; encoded by the coding sequence ATGCTGCGCGCAGAGAATCTGGCAGTGCAACGCGGCCCGTGCACGGTGCTGGCGGATATCAATCTGGAATTGCATCCTGGCGAAGTGCTCGGGGTGCTGGGGCCGAATGGCGCCGGCAAGAGCACCTTGCTTGGCGCCTTGTGTGGCGAACTGCAACCGAGCCATGGCGACGTCTGGCTCGATCAGCGGCGGCTGCAAGACTGGCCCGGCAGTGAGCGTGCGCAACGTCTGGCAGTGTTACCGCAAACCTCGACGCTGAACTTCGCCTTTCGCGTAGAAGACGTGGTCGGTATGGGCCGTTTGCCCCATGCCAGCGGCCGGCTGCGCGATGAGCAGATCATCAAGCAGGCGCTGGAGGCGGCCGATGCGTTGCATCTGGCTGGGCGCAGTTACCTGGCGTTGTCCGGCGGCGAGCGGCAACGGGTGCACCTGGCGCGGGTGCTGGCGCAGCTTTGGCCGGGCGGTGAAGGGCAAATGTTGCTGCTCGATGAGCCGACTTCGATGCTCGATCCGCTGCATCAGCACACTACGTTGCAGGCCACGCGCGCCTTCGTTGAGCAGGGCGCGGCGGTGTTGGTGATTCTTCACGATCTGAATCTGGCCGCGCGCTACTGTGATCGCCTGTTGCTGTTGGAGCGCGGCCGCCCTCATGCGCTGGGTCGTCCCGAACAGGTGCTACGTGCCGAACCGCTGCAGGCGGTATTCGGGCTGGAGGTGCTGATTCAGCAGCATCCAGAGCGTGGTCATCCATTAATCATTGCCCGCTAA
- a CDS encoding MotA/TolQ/ExbB proton channel family protein: protein MSQWWSAMGPLGWPLALCSLLALALILERLSVFLRLQPLSTAAGRAAVSACRTCEREHCKGRARGWRYGLALLLKHSALPAVQREELLGCWLLEERQRLNRQLRLLQLIGMLAPMLGLLGTVLGMLEMFANIAGQNSPVTPALLADGLWQALYTTVWGLLIAIPALAAGQGFALWAERYLEGVQALLNRCQLALDGLELELTGSPLAAQWVLS, encoded by the coding sequence ATGAGCCAGTGGTGGAGTGCGATGGGGCCGCTGGGCTGGCCGCTGGCGCTGTGTTCGCTGCTGGCGCTGGCGCTGATACTTGAGCGTCTCAGTGTTTTTTTGCGTTTGCAGCCGCTGAGCACTGCTGCTGGGCGTGCGGCAGTCAGCGCTTGCCGCACCTGTGAGCGTGAGCATTGCAAAGGCCGTGCGCGCGGTTGGCGCTATGGCCTGGCGTTGTTGCTCAAGCACAGTGCCTTGCCGGCCGTGCAGCGTGAAGAGCTATTAGGTTGCTGGTTGCTGGAGGAGCGTCAGCGCCTCAATCGCCAGCTGCGCTTGCTGCAGCTGATCGGCATGCTGGCGCCCATGCTCGGCTTGCTCGGCACGGTGCTGGGCATGCTCGAGATGTTTGCCAATATTGCCGGGCAGAACAGCCCGGTAACCCCGGCGTTGCTCGCTGATGGCCTGTGGCAGGCGCTGTACACCACAGTCTGGGGCTTGCTGATCGCCATCCCGGCGCTGGCGGCGGGTCAGGGCTTTGCCTTGTGGGCTGAGCGCTATCTGGAAGGTGTGCAAGCGCTGCTCAATCGCTGTCAGTTGGCGTTGGACGGTCTGGAGCTGGAACTAACCGGCAGTCCATTGGCGGCGCAGTGGGTGCTGTCGTGA
- a CDS encoding hemin-degrading factor: protein MSTHVQPVAPSNDLYLAWQVLRREQPRLRARDAAERLAVSEAELVASRLDVDAVRLQPDWTQLLPALGELGYVMALTRNEHCVHERKGYYRDVTVTGNGQMGLVVSADIDLRLFLGGWASVFAIEEQTAKGVQRSIQVFDRQGTAVHKVFLTEDSQLSAWAPLLERFHMAEQRAELELLPLPQAQPPQADAQVDVNGLRVGWSTLKDTHHFFALLKKHGTTRTQALRLAGSEWAEPLDVRELPKLLEQAGTREVPIMVFVGNRHCIQIHSGPVRNLRWMDSWFNVLDPEFNLHLQTTGVTELWRVRKPSSDGVITSWEAFDAQGELVVQLFGARKPGIPEREDWRALAESAAALEC from the coding sequence ATGAGCACACACGTCCAGCCTGTCGCCCCCAGCAATGACCTGTATCTAGCCTGGCAGGTGCTACGCCGCGAGCAGCCACGCCTGCGCGCCCGTGATGCTGCCGAGCGTCTGGCGGTCAGCGAGGCTGAGTTGGTGGCCAGCCGTCTCGATGTCGACGCGGTGCGCCTGCAGCCAGACTGGACGCAGTTGCTGCCGGCACTCGGCGAATTGGGTTATGTGATGGCGCTGACCCGTAACGAGCATTGTGTACACGAGCGCAAAGGCTACTACCGCGACGTAACGGTGACCGGCAACGGGCAGATGGGCTTGGTGGTGTCGGCTGATATCGACCTGCGCCTGTTCCTCGGCGGTTGGGCCAGCGTGTTTGCCATCGAGGAGCAGACGGCCAAAGGCGTTCAGCGCAGCATCCAGGTGTTCGACCGCCAAGGCACTGCGGTGCACAAGGTATTTCTCACCGAAGACAGCCAGCTAAGCGCCTGGGCGCCTCTGCTGGAGCGTTTTCATATGGCTGAGCAGCGCGCCGAGCTGGAGCTGTTGCCGCTGCCCCAGGCGCAGCCGCCGCAAGCCGATGCTCAGGTGGATGTGAATGGCTTGCGCGTGGGCTGGTCGACCCTCAAGGACACGCACCATTTCTTCGCCCTATTGAAAAAACACGGCACCACCCGCACTCAGGCCCTGCGCCTGGCGGGGAGTGAATGGGCTGAGCCGCTGGACGTGCGTGAGCTGCCGAAATTACTGGAACAGGCTGGCACGCGTGAGGTGCCGATCATGGTGTTTGTCGGCAATCGCCACTGCATCCAGATTCATTCCGGTCCGGTACGCAACCTGCGCTGGATGGACAGCTGGTTCAATGTGCTCGACCCCGAGTTCAACCTGCACCTGCAGACCACTGGCGTGACCGAACTGTGGCGGGTGCGCAAACCGAGCAGCGATGGCGTGATCACCAGCTGGGAAGCCTTCGATGCCCAGGGCGAGCTGGTGGTGCAGCTGTTTGGCGCACGCAAACCCGGCATCCCGGAGCGTGAGGACTGGCGCGCCCTGGCCGAAAGCGCTGCTGCGCTGGAGTGCTGA